The following are encoded in a window of Bacillus sp. SORGH_AS_0510 genomic DNA:
- a CDS encoding PQQ-dependent dehydrogenase, methanol/ethanol family produces MGTRKKGLIIAGFTGMFVIVVLFYFFLTSVGEKEKVGGKNVVNENPPAAKVEVKDPTLPAFTSKQLTSLPKDNWVTNGGNTFNQRYSTLDKISTSNINKLKGKWVTHLGSGQEFKYSGEASPVVYNGVMYIITGADQVSAVDVKKGETLWTYKPNISELTTVCCGWTSRGVALGDGLVYVALLDARLVALDQKTGKEVWSTVVDDWKKGYTITSAPLYYKGKIYTGIAGGEYGIRGRVTAFNAKSGKELWRFYTIPGPGETGHETWPSDNDSWKRGGAPVWQTPAVDPDLGLLYFSTGNAAPDLDGSVRKGNNLFSSSIVAIDAETGKYKWHFQEVHHDIWDLDAPNPVILFDVKKDGKKRKALAQAGKTGWLYILDRTNGKPLLGIEEKPVPQEERQKTSPTQPIPKGDAFVPQVVTEEDLQKEVKGYKGNIGKIFDPYWEEPMLVKPSTFGGANWPPSAYNPDTEYFYVLGTDQYSTFTRSEEEYKEGSIYLGSIIQPVQDAPVRGTITAIDVKTNKIAWQNKWDSNAYSGVLTTKGGLVFVGHNDGRLVAFDAKTGKQVWEFKTDAGVNAAPIAYEVEGKEYITVLAAGNALAGSKHGDSLWTFSLDGTIESGTTPVETKKQDDKENGDTVANVDDGKKVFEGNCLACHGREGTGGHNGPDLQQSQVAKDPEKVMARVKKGGNTMPAFGELLTEKQIKDVTKYITEIVANKQK; encoded by the coding sequence TTGGGAACAAGAAAAAAAGGTCTAATTATTGCTGGATTTACAGGGATGTTTGTCATAGTGGTCCTTTTTTACTTTTTTTTAACCTCTGTAGGAGAAAAGGAGAAGGTCGGTGGAAAGAATGTAGTAAATGAAAATCCGCCTGCGGCAAAAGTGGAAGTAAAAGACCCTACTCTGCCAGCATTTACAAGTAAGCAGCTGACATCCTTACCAAAGGATAACTGGGTAACAAATGGTGGGAATACATTCAATCAGCGTTATTCAACCCTTGATAAAATCAGTACATCTAACATTAATAAACTAAAAGGAAAATGGGTTACCCACCTAGGTTCAGGGCAAGAGTTTAAATATTCGGGAGAAGCATCACCTGTTGTTTATAACGGTGTCATGTACATTATTACCGGAGCAGATCAAGTATCTGCTGTTGATGTGAAAAAAGGCGAGACGTTATGGACATATAAACCGAACATTAGTGAGTTAACAACTGTGTGTTGCGGTTGGACAAGTCGGGGTGTAGCACTCGGTGATGGACTAGTTTATGTAGCTTTATTAGATGCCAGGTTAGTCGCTCTAGACCAGAAGACAGGTAAAGAGGTTTGGTCGACTGTGGTCGATGATTGGAAAAAGGGTTATACGATTACCAGCGCACCTCTATACTATAAGGGGAAAATTTATACGGGTATCGCTGGTGGTGAATACGGAATTCGGGGCAGGGTTACGGCCTTTAATGCCAAAAGTGGGAAGGAGCTTTGGCGCTTCTACACTATACCTGGCCCTGGAGAAACGGGGCATGAAACTTGGCCAAGTGATAACGATTCTTGGAAGCGAGGAGGAGCACCTGTTTGGCAAACACCTGCGGTCGATCCTGATTTAGGGCTACTATATTTTTCAACAGGGAATGCGGCTCCTGATTTAGATGGAAGTGTGAGAAAAGGAAATAACTTATTTTCTTCTTCCATAGTGGCAATCGATGCTGAAACAGGAAAATACAAGTGGCACTTTCAAGAAGTCCATCACGATATTTGGGATTTAGATGCACCGAATCCAGTAATATTATTTGATGTTAAAAAGGATGGGAAGAAGCGAAAGGCGCTTGCACAGGCAGGTAAAACAGGTTGGCTTTATATCCTAGATCGAACAAACGGGAAGCCATTATTAGGAATTGAGGAGAAGCCAGTTCCGCAGGAAGAACGTCAAAAAACATCGCCCACTCAACCAATTCCAAAGGGCGACGCATTCGTTCCGCAAGTTGTAACGGAAGAAGATCTTCAGAAAGAGGTAAAAGGCTATAAAGGAAATATAGGTAAGATTTTTGATCCATATTGGGAAGAACCAATGCTTGTGAAACCATCGACGTTCGGAGGAGCCAACTGGCCGCCTTCAGCGTACAACCCGGATACAGAATATTTCTATGTGTTAGGAACGGACCAGTATTCTACTTTTACCAGAAGTGAAGAAGAGTATAAAGAAGGAAGTATCTATCTAGGGAGTATTATTCAACCCGTACAGGATGCTCCCGTAAGAGGTACTATTACGGCCATTGATGTAAAAACTAATAAAATTGCCTGGCAGAACAAGTGGGATTCCAATGCTTATAGTGGCGTGTTAACAACAAAGGGTGGACTTGTCTTCGTAGGACATAATGATGGAAGATTGGTTGCCTTTGATGCTAAGACAGGTAAGCAAGTATGGGAATTTAAAACCGATGCAGGTGTAAATGCGGCTCCTATTGCCTATGAGGTGGAAGGTAAAGAATATATTACTGTGCTCGCAGCAGGAAACGCGTTAGCAGGTTCCAAGCATGGTGACTCCTTATGGACCTTCTCCTTAGATGGAACCATTGAATCAGGTACCACTCCTGTCGAAACCAAAAAACAAGATGACAAGGAAAATGGTGATACCGTGGCCAATGTGGACGATGGAAAAAAGGTGTTTGAAGGAAATTGCTTGGCCTGTCATGGCAGGGAAGGAAC